TGGCTTATCTTAGATGGCGCAGAGCTGTATTGAGGACACATTTGAGAGATATGGCGACCCGGGGACTTGTACGCATACGTCGTTTAGGTGATTCGATTCATCGGAGAGCGGTAGTTGTCGGAACCAAACTGAGGGATCTGGCAACACGGGGGTTAACCCGTATTCGTTCACTTGCAACGGCACTCGGATCGTATACAGCAACTCTGCGCACTCGTTTACGTGATGCTGCAACCAGGGGACTGACGCGGTTGCGTTCATTGGCCCGTAACCTTAACAGTATGAGAGTGACTTTACAAACAAAGGTACGTGACGTGGCTACCCGTGCGTTACATAAGGTGCGTGCTTTAGCCCTTCGAGTGGGAGCTATTACTGCGACAGTAGTTGTGAAAGTCAAAGACTTGGCTACTCGTGCTATGGCTCGTATCGAGAGTGCCGCAGCGGGGATCCAAAACCGTATGTTTAGCCTGGGGGCAGCAGTCGGTGGTACCGCCATCCTTGCACAAGGTGCAAATGCATTTGAGACTGACGCAAGGGCATCAGCAATCAGCGGTATCAGCCAACCTCAGGTTACATCTATGACGGATCAAATTTATTATGGCGAAAACATCGGCACCGAACGTTCTGGGGTTGCTCAGTCTCTCGTTGATTTCGCTCAGCAGACTAATCTCCAAGGAAAGGCACTTCAAGAAGCCGCCAAAACATCAGCCATGTTTGCGCAGTTGTATGGTAAAGACATACCTGAGGTTGACCGTGCTTTTGCATCGGCATATAAAAACCAACTCGGCAGCATGAGCGAGATTGGCGATGTGTCTGCCTATGTCATCAAGAACGCAGGGGACCAATATGATGACTACCTTGATACGATCAATGAATACAGTTCTACGTTTAAGGACCTGCAGCTTAACATGGGTCAGGTAGGTTCGGCATTTGTCGCCGCCGTTCAAGCTGGTGGCCGGAATTTCGATGAACCTGCAGATATGTTCCGTGAATTCAACATTCGTAGGAATGAATTGACGGACAACCAGATTACAGCTATGGCTAAAGTGCTCGGCAAGGCCCGTACTAGGGAACTTTACAAGTCTATGGATGCGGGAACGTTATCCGGACAACAGGTTATGTTTGAATTTGCTACAGCCTTGTCCAAAATACCGAGCGAAGCCCAACGTGCCTTGTACGCAACTGAACTACTCGGTACCAAGTACGAGGACATCAAGGAGCCGGTATTGGCCGCAGCTCGTGCTATCAATGAGCCAATCGAAGCCAGCAAAGAACTGGAGAAACAATTCACATCGATGCGGGAAAACAATCCCATGACACCTATCAACGATGCAAGTCGTACCCTCGGCAAGACACTTAAGACTATAGGGCAATCAGTGATAACCGCAGTTACTCCAGCGTTCATTGAGCTCAACAAATGGGCATCCTCACCCGAAGGACAAAAATCGATAGCCAAGTTTACCGAAAGTGTAGCTGAACTGTCGGGCGAACTTGCCAATGGGTTGTCCAAAGGCATCCAATGGGTGATTGAAAACTGGGACACTTTACTGCCCATCCTGAAGGTTGTAGGTGCAGCATTTTTAGGTGTCTATGGTGCTGCGAAAGGATATCAGGTATTCAAAGTAGCAAGTCCGGTGTTCAAGGGATTGTGGAAGGTGCTCAAGGTCGTATGGAGTGTATTGAAATGGGTAGGAAGTGCACTGCTTTGGTTGGGTAGAGGATTTGTAACGGTCCTCAAATGGGCAAAACCATTCTTGCCTTGGATCGGTCGTGTAGCCGGTGGGTTGGTGCGGTTTATACCTGTCATCGGATGGGTTATAACCGCACTTGGTTTGCTCTGGGCAGCCTGGAAGAACTGGGATACGATTAAAAGTGTTGTTTCATCGGCTTTCGAAGGAGCCAAAGATATTGTTGCACGTGGCGTTAACGCAATTATAAAAAGTGTGAATTGGTTAATTGAGAAACTGAATGGTTTAGGAGATGTGTTCGGATATAACATACCTACAATTCAATTAATAGAAACTCAAGCAATGCGCGAAACCAATAAAAAAGCAGTTTCCACTCTGACTGGTGGTGGTAAAACGCCAAGCAGTCCTATGATGAGTGGAAAGGCTGCGCCAGTCTCATCCTTTCCAAATCTTATTAAAAGCTTCACTCCTAAAACTATTGACGAGCCAAGTCACGCTAAGGGGATTTCCAACATCCCATATGACAATTACAAGGCCAACCTTCATAAAGGTGAAACCGTTCTGCCACGCGAAGAAGCGGAACTGATCCGTGGTATGGCAGCTTCGGGTGGAAGTCAGGCTTCTGCACCTGCAGCAGCGCCAATCAGCATTAATATCACAGGTGACAACCATTACTCCAACGATATGGACGCTAATAAAGTAGTTCGTGTGATCAAAAAGGCATTGCAAGAAGAATTGAATCTTGGACCACAGGGGGTGCAATTCGTATGAGTCGGAGCCGTGAAATTTGGCTATCATGGAACAACAACGCTGAGCGGTTGCGCCTGCCGGTCAATCCGCCCGATATCACAATCGGAAACGCCAGCCAAACGACGACCGTTGATGTGGCCGGGATCGGTGAAGTGGCCATTATCAATGATCCGGTTCTCAAGACGTTCGAGTTCAGTAGCTTCTTTCCCGCTACTTGGGGGCCATATTGCGAATATGAGGATATTCCGAACCCTAAACAAGCAGTGGCCATGATCGAAAAGTGGAAGGCATCAAATAAACCGATCCGTTTCCTTGTCTCTGGTACCGCTTGGAATTTCGCGGCAACGGTTGAAGACTTTGTTTACCGGGAAGAAGGCGGAGACGTCCAAACGATTTATTATGACTTATCTCTTAGGGAATACAAATTCGTGACGATTCGTAAGCTTGATACCTCCAAAAAGGCCAGTAATGGAACCACGAAGGTGACCACGAGCAGCACGGCGGCACGACCCAGTACAAAGACGACACCAGCCAGTTACACGGTGAAGTCTGGCGACAGCTTATGGAAGATCGCACAAGCAAACGGAACAACGTGGCAGAAGCTTGCTGAACTGAACAAAATCAAAGCGCCATACTCTATTAAGCCAGGGCAGGGGCTGAAGCTGAAATGATGGATCTGTTTGTTGTTAGAAGCAATGGAACGTATGAGTTGCCTGTTCAGGATGTGGAATGGTCTGGCCAAAAGTTGAAAGCCCCCCGAACCCTTACGGCGACTATCCTATCCACGACGCGGGGGATGCATCGAAAACAGCCAGTGGATGTGGGGGATCAGTTGTTATTCAAGTGGAAAGGTGAGGAACTTTTCCGAGGAACTGTTTTTACCAAGGATCGCACCAAGAGTGGCAGCCTGGCTTTAACAGCCTATGACGATCTAGTGTACCTTACCAAATCTGAGGACAAATACGTATTTACCGGGAAAACGTTGGGTGAGATAGTCCGGCGTATTTGTGGTGATTTCGGTATCCCGATCGGCAAGATAGCAGACACGCCGCATAAGCTTACCCGCATTCTTCAGGGGACGTTGTTTGATATGATCTTGACTGCAATAAGCCTGACATATAAGCACACCCGCGTTAAATACTACTTGTATTCCGAGAAGGGCAAGCTTCACCTGACCAAGCGCGTGGATCTCGCACATAAATGGGTGATCGAGGACGGGGCTAACCTGGTGGATTATTCATTCGCGCAGTCGATTGAGGATACCTATACTCAAGTTAAATTGACGTCTACAACCAATACGACCATTGAAACCAAGGTCAAAAAGGGTAAAAAGGAAACGATCCAAAAGAAAAAGGTCAGTGCTACTCATATTGCGAAGGTGGATAACCCAACGACTAAAAAGCGGTTCGGTACACTCCAATATTACGAGGAAGTGTCTGACGAGCTGAACAAGGCGCAGCTGATGCAACGCGCAACATCCATGATGATGGAGAAAGGCAAGATAGGCGAGACCTTCAGCATCGATGCGCTCGGTATTGCACCTGTGATCTCTGGATCTGCAGTATATGTAATAGCCAAAGAGCTCGGCGTAAGCCGGGCTTTTTATGTTGATGAGGATAACCATTCCTTTAGCGGTAACGAACATATGATGTCTCTTACGTTGACCAAGACCGATGATCTGCCAGATATCGACGTGACTGTCGAACCAGAGGAAAGTGATTCTGACAAAGATAAGGACAAAGACAAGTCCAAGAAGAAAGACAGCAAGAAAAAGAGCAAGGAAGATGAAGACAAAGAGTTTGCGGAACAGCTTCGCAAGGAAATTTTGGGGTGATGACATGTTGGACATTATCAAGAAAGCTGCAATAGCCGCAATGGAAGCAGCCGGTCCTGTTCAATTGCTTGAAGCCACAGTATTAACACCACCGCCTGGACTGAGTATCCAAATAGGGTTGGACACCAAGAACCCGATACCAGCGGCAATGCTGTCAGTATCGGAACGTCTTACCTCCTATACTCGTGAGGTGGAAATAGAAGGTGATTTTGAAATGGAAGGTACGATTCAAACCGATGAGTATTCTGGGAATGGAAAAATAACGGGTTCCGGTATTTGTTCGGGAACGGTTACGTTCCTTGATGAACTGAAAGCAGGAGACAAAGTGCTGGTTATGAGTGTACAAGGTGGTCAGTCTTACGTCATTTCAGAAAGGTTGGTGAAATATGGTGCTGACTCCTGATTTGAACATTCAAGTGCCGGATCTCTTCAGTTCGGAGATCCAACCAACCCGGACATATTCATTTGATCCAGCAACTGGCGAAATTGGTCGTGCCATCGATGGGTTGGAAGCGATGAAGCAATTTATCATTAAAGCCATCCGGACGATCCGATTTGAGCATGTCATATATCCCGACTCCTACGGGGCCGAATCTGATACTGTTGTGGGCCTGGCGACAAGTGCGGGTTTTGTAGCATCGGAACTGCCAAGGGTTATCACTGAGGCATTGATTTACGATGAGCGAATCAGCGAGGTAAAGGATTTTGATATCGAGCAGCAGGGAGACAACGCCACGGTCACATTCACCGTTGTCACAAACGAAGGGGATCTGCGGCTAACGGAGGTGGTCGGGAGTGTTTGATACAGAAGAATACGAATATGAAGCCATCTTGCAGAGGATGCTTGACCGGGTACCTGATATCGTTGATAAGCGACCAGGCAGTATCATTTATGATGCCTTAGCGCCTGTAGCAGTCGAATTGACTCAAGTCTATATCGATTTGTCTGCGGGTGACGACTTATACAACGTCGATACAGCAACGGGAGAATACCTTACTGAAGGAGCGGCTGAATGGGGGGTTAATCGGAAGCAAGCAACGTTTGCAGTTCGAAAAGGCACGTTTTTGGATTCGAATGGAGCAGGTATGGATGTAACCATCGGCAGCCGCTTTTTTATTGAGGATTTGAATTACTCAGTCACAGAAAGAGTTTCACAAGGCGTGTACAAAGTGACTTCTGAAACTGCAGGAGTCTTGGGAAATGCCCCATTCGGTTCGTTGCTACCAATGGAGTACATTAACGATTTAGCGTCGGCAACCCTGAGCGACATCCTGGTACCTGGGGAAGACGAGGAAACGGACGACCAGCTGCGTGAACGATTTTTTGTTGAAATTAATGAACAACCTTTTGGCGGTAATGTTGCTGATTACCGGCAGATGATTAGAGCCTTGGATGGGGTAGGAGCGGTGCGGATCACTCCAGTTTGGCAAGGGGGCGGCTCCGTTAAAGCAACGATTATGGCAACAGGTAATGTTCCGCCTTCAACCGCTTTGATCAAACAGTTGCAAGAGGTAGTTGATCCAGTGGCTTTTGCAGGAGAGGGAATTGGGTTAGCTCCAATCGGTCATACCGTGACGATAGACGGGGTTAACTGGTTCACGATTAACATCACAACTACGTTAACATTGGACTCCGATATATCGGTTGGACAAGTACAACAAGATGTTGAAGATGTGATCGATGGATACCTTCAGGCACTCAAATCAACATGGGAATCCGATGCACCATTGATTATACGGGTTGCTCCGCTTGAGTCACGCATACTGACTGTTTCCGGGGTTGTAGACGTGATTGGTACTCAGCTAAACGGATCTAAAACAAACATTATTCTTGGAATTGAACTGGTACCGCAGAGAGGAACGGTGATACTGAGTGAGTAGATTACAAGAGTATTTACCTTCGTATTACCTGGACAGTAAGCAAATGTCCACGCTACTCATGGCACAGGAGATAGAGTTGGACAACATTGCTGCGGGGGTCTTACGACAACGTAATGACATGTTCATTATGACAGCCAGCTCGACGGCAGTACGGCGTAGAGAAAAGATGCTGCGCATCCAAGCTGACCCCGCTACAGAATCGTTAGATTTCCGCCGCAGGCGCATCATTAACCGTCAATCGACTAAACCCCCATTTACACATCGTTGGTTGCAATCGCAACTGGATCGTCTACTTGGTCCAGGATTGGCCGTTGTGTCGGTTAATCCAGCAGAGTTTTTGTTGCTGGTCACAACGAATATAGAGAATGCAAATTTATTTCGGGAAGTGCAGCACACCATTCAAACGGTGAAGCCTGCGAACATGGTATACCAGCAAAACACATCCTTACGGCACAGGATCGGTGTTAAGCACACGACCACCAAACGAGATGTGTCTTGGAATTATAAGCTTGACGGCAGTTGGAAACTTGGCGAGAAACCATTTGCTACATTGGGACCAGAGGTGATGTTGTAATGGATCAAGAAGCATTGAACGAGCTGGCCACGTATCTCCATTCACGAATTACAAAAGTGGTCCTGAATGGTGTGTACGAGATCACAGATTTTGTGGAAAAAACGGTCTCGGATTCAACAGTTGCACTCAACTTCTTGATTCCGGCTGCAGATGTATCCATGGTCACATTAATCGAAGTTAAAGGCCAAAATATCCGAGTGAGTTCGAAGGCTGTAAACGTCCCGAACTTGTCGGATACGCTCATGCTCGAAACTTTTGAAATAGAAGAGGTGACAGATTAATGGCGAGAACGGATTGGACGGTTGAGGATTCTGTATTGCCGAATGACTTTAACGCGATCGGAGAAGAAATTAATGAGCTGCATAATGGATTCATTAAGAAATCGATTGTCATTCCTGCGGGAGAAGACCTTAATACCTACATGGAAGAGGGCAACTATTATTGTCCTGCTAATGCTACTGTAGAAACCTTGCTTAATTCCCCAACAGGAGAGGCGTTTCACTTGACAGTCGAGCCGCATGCGGGAGTGTTGCAAACCCTAACCACCTTCCAGCCTGGGAATCTGGAAGTGTACCAAAGAAACTACTACTTCGGATGGGGGCCGTGGAAAAAAGTACCTACAAGAGATGAACTTGAAGAGATACTGCCCCAGGCTGACGAGAATGGTCAGGCTTACGTCAACGAAAGGCCGTGGCAGAAGTACCCCTTGACACAGGATAACGGAAAAGTGAAAAGGTTTGTTTCAGGGGCTACGAATGATCTTGTCAATCCCGGATTTTATTACGTTGGATCAACGGTTACAGGGCTGCCACCTGATCCCGGGGATTACTATTTTGAAGTCTTTGCAGATTCCAACGCCATACTCCAACGCGCAACCAAAGCCGGATCATCGACAATGTATGTTAGGCATCGGTGGCCCAATTCCATTTGGAGGTCTTGGGAGTTACAAGCACCAGTAAAAAGAGTTTGGGGGGCGTTATAATGGCTGCGACTTTCAAAAGGTTAGGCGCAGGCAATGTTTCCGCCGCCAACAGTACGCTAACAGCTTACACCGTTCCCGTGAGCTATAAAGCTATAATCAAATCTTTCATCATTTCAAACGGTTCTGCTGGTAACGTGAACCTTATTGTTCGTATGGGTAGCGTCGAAATCTTATTTAATTACATTATGAAGCCGTACGACACAATAGTTGTACCTGTGATGGATCAGCTTTTAATTGCGGGAAACACGATAACATTTTACGCGTCTGCTGGAAATTCAATAAGTTATTACATTTCCGGTATCGAGGCATTGACAACTGACCCTGAGTATATAGATGTAACGCGGTTTGGTTTGGGACTAGTGCCCTCAGACCTAGGAAATATTGTTACCTCATCTGCAAAAGATCGGTTAGTTAAGGGGATTATTCTTTGCAACACAAACAGCGCAGATACAAGGGTCTATATGAATGTTTCGACCCGGAATATATTACAAGGATTCATGATCAAAGCATATGAAACCATACTTGTACCCACGACGGACCTGTTAATCCCGGCAACAGAAGTTATTGCTGCTTCTGGTTACGGGATTAATTACTACATCACGGGCAAGGAGTTGGGATAACATGCCGACACTTGATAATTTCTCACTGGGCAATTATACGTTGGGCGGTCCGAGTGGAGGGGTTGAATCTCTATCTTTAATGCCATCCCTTTTAAATAATGCCTCGACTTGGAGTGCAGGCACTAATGGTATGGGTACTGTGATTGCTTCAATACCAGCAGGCACAAGAATTATAAGTATCGCCCCTCTTCAAGATGCAGCAAGACTAACCGTAACCTACACCAGTGGTGCCAATCCCTTTATATTCATTGGTTTGAAAGATTCGAAGGGGAATATTTGGCCTTTAAATAATACTTATGCTGGAGTAGGGAATATCAACGTAAGTCATTCGCAATTAAGCATAAGAACGGATGAATCTGCGTTAGCGGGGTGGAGGTTAGGCGCACAAAACCCTGTGACAACCGGGTCATGGTCACAGTCATTCGTTTCAAAACCTTCAAGTTTCGATCCAGATTCCGGACCAATGGAACTAGGTTTGTGTATTAGCAACAACTACGCTGTAACTGCAGCAGGTATATACATGCAATATTTCAGAGTTGCGACCGCTTAGATTAGAGATAACAGGGGGAAAGGGGATATTTGAAGAGCACGTCCGAATTCGGATCGTGTTTATTTGTGCTTGGAGTAGTCAGTGAATTTCATAATCAATAGATGGGGGATATGATTTTGGAGAACGTGGGGAAATGGGTTTTGGCCTTAGGGAGCTGGTTAGTGTCTTATTTATTTGGGGGTTGGTCTGGAGTGTTGGGAGTATTACTGTTCTTCGTTATTTTGGATTATTTGACGGGTGTTGTGGCTGCCGGATCTATTGGAGGATTAAAAAGCAAAATTGGCCTTATCGGGATTGCCCGGAAGGTCTTTATTTTTGCGATGGTGGCTGTCGGTCACTTGGTGGATGGCATCCTTGGTGATGGCCACTTATTCAGGGATACGGTGGCATTCTTCTACATTGCGAATGAGCTAATTTCTATCACTGAAAATGGTGGGAAAATGGGAGCGCCTATTCCAAACGTGATCAAGCAGGCAATTGAGGTCCTGAAGGGTAAAGGCGGTAACGACAACGATAAAGGAGCTGGTACAGGTGCAAGCACGTAAAGAAGGAAATGTTCAAGGCATTGATGTCTCCCGTTACCAGGGCAAGATTGATTGGCTGCAGGTGAAGGCAGACAAGCGGGAATTCGTATTTATCAAAGCTACGGAAGGTCAGACATACACTGATCCGAATTTTGTGGCCAACGTTAAGGGTGCCTTGTCGGCGGGCTTGTTGGTTGGAACGTATCATTTCCTGAAGGCAACAACATCAGCTGCAGCAAAAGCCGAGGCGGCTCATTATGCAAAATCCCTCGAGGAGATCGGCGGGGCAAAAGCATTGCAGTTACCGCCTGTGATGGACTATGAGAACAATCCTGAAGGGATCAGAAAGGCACAGATCAACATTGTGGCCAAAGCTTTCTTGACTGAGCTGGAGCGGCTGACAGGGATCAAACCGATCATCTATACGGGCAACTCATTCGCAAGCAATTTTGATACTGGCCTTTCCGGTTATGATCTCTGGATCGCACGTTACAGTAACACTCGTGTTCCTGACGATCAACCAGCTTGGAAGACCTGGACCATATGGCAATATAGCGATTCAGGCAAGGTACCGGGTATCAGTGGCAATGTGGATCTGAATGAGTTCAATGGGACGTTGGCGGATCTCAAGAAACGATATGGGAAGGAGAAAGACATGAGTAATCCATTTGAAGGGTACCGGCTCACAAGCCCATTTGGTATGCGCAAGCATCCAGTGAGTGGCATCAATAAGTTTCATAGGGGTGTAGATCTTGTTGTCACACCTGCAGACGGGCCAATCTATGCATTTGTAGCAGGTGAGGTTATGCACGCTAAAATGGGCGTGTCCGGATCCGGCTTCGGAAATTACGGTGTGACAGTTGCCATTAAGGACGACAAAGGTTGTCTGCACGTTTACGCCCATTTATCAGCTGCAGGCGTAAAAGTTGGTCAACAAGTCAAACGTGGTCAACTGATCGGCAAGCAGGGCAGTACAGGCATCAGCAGCGGGGCGCATTTGCATTATGAAGTGCGCAAAGCCTTCAGTCCGCAATATGGTTATACGGCCACAGAAGCGGGAGTTGTGGAGCCGACACAATACTTAATTAATTACAATGGGCAAACGCCTATTAAGGAGGACAAGCCAGTGACGGTAAGAGATGTCAATGTGCCGAGCAAGTGGGCAGAAGCGGCATGGGCAGAAGTTACAGCCAATGGTTATTTTGATGGGACACGTCCGGGGGCGACAATCACGCGTGAAGAAACAGGAGTCGTCATAAATCGGCTCAGGAAAAACTTCCTGAAGCTTATTGCAGGGATTAACGGAAACGTGTCCGATATGGATGAGAGACTGAAGAAGATTGAAGCAGAAGGATAATTGTGATAATATAGGAACAAATCCGATAGCATCGGTAAAAAAGGACTCCACTAGCATAACGCTGGTGGGGTCTTTTTTTCGTTTAATATTTTCAATTCCATGATATTATTTACAATAAGCATATAAAACTAAGGCGGGGATAAAATGACTAATATTTTAGATACTCTTGCTGTAAAGAATGAGTTCCCTATTGTTTTTATTGGATCAGGCATTTCTAAACGGTTTTTAGTCGACTTCCCAGATTGGCCAAATTTGCTTAGAGAGTTCTGGGAAAAGGCTGGCCTTCAGAATTTTTATGGAGAACTTAATAACACTAGATCGCAGGTTCAAAGAGAATATCCAGACTTTAACGAGAAAGAAACGGAGCATGAAGCATATATACAGTTAGGTGCTAGATTAGAGAGAGAGTACAATTTACTTTTTAATCAAGGTGATTTATCAATTCACAACTTTAGCCAGAAAGATGCATTCTTAACAAAGCTTTCTCCTCTAAAAAAAGCAATTGCTAATCGATTTGAAAATTATTCGTTTCGGGATGGTTTTGAAGAAGAGTATGAGTCATTCGTTAAGATGTTACTAAAGACTCAAATAATTTTGACGACAAATTATGATACTTTCATTGAAAAATCTTATGATGAAGCTAGTGCATACAAAATTACAAAGTACATAGGTCAGCGAGGCTTCTTTAAAGATACATATGATTACGCTGAACTTTACAAGCTTCATGGATGTGCTGAAAGTCCTGATGATATCGTACTTACAAAAGAGGATTATATTAAATTTGAAAAAAATTCAGTTTTGATAAGTGCTAAAATAATATCAATAATGCTAAACTCACCGATTATATTTATGGGGTATTCTTTAACCGATGTTAATGTTAGAAGGATTATTAAAGATTTCACGAGGTCAATCTCAGATGAAGAGGTACAATTACTCGAAGATAGGCTCATTTTAATTGAATGGAGCGAAGGGGAAGAAGAGTTAATTGAAGAAGTCCTTAATGATAGAGATTTAGGTTGTAAACTTAAAGTTTTAAAAACTAACAATTTTAAAAAAGTATTTGACAAGATCAGCGCCGTAAATCAAGGTGTTGCTCCTTCGGAAGTGAGAAAATATAAACATGTCATTAAAGAATTGATAGTAGATAGCGGAAAGAAGGGGAGTTTAAATTCACTATTAGTCTCTCCTATGCAGTTGGAAGAGGTAGAGAGACGAATAGGAGACAATAAATTAATTGTTGCACTAGGAGATGCAACATATATATTCCAAATGCCTGATTTACTGAGTTATGTATATAACTACTTCTTTGAATCCGATGTAATTCATACTGATATAGCTTTAAGGTATATTGCAAGTCAACCTGATAATTCAAGAATACCTTTTTTGAAGTATATTAAGGAAGTCGATGTGGATCAGACTAACCTTCACAATTTTGATAAAGATAAAATAAAACGAAGAATAACTAAATTCTCGGATGTAGGTGAATGTACACGTACGATTAGCGCATCATATAAAATAAAAAGAAATTCTCTCCAAGCTATTATTGATCTTAAGTTTAAGGAAGAAAAGGAATTTGATGTGATCGCGTACAATGCACAAGCTTTGGATAGAGATCAACTGAGGGAGTATCTTCTTGCTAAATTAAACCGATATAAGGACGAAGGGGCAAGACTCCTACCAACATCCCTAAGAAGAATTTTTATGGTGTACGACTTCATAATAAATAGAGACTAGCGCTCTAACCCACGTGTGGATTGTCACTAGTCTCTTTGATACCTTATATTATATGCCAGGATTATATAATAATATTCATAAAGATGCAATACTTTATTGGGGAGTATGTGTTGCTGGATGTTATAGGCAAAATTAAACGGCAAAAAGGAAGGGTCATATAGCCCTTCCTTTTTAATAATAACGCATAAAATAATGAATTTAAGAAATAACGAATAAATCATAGCGAATAAGATCTTATATAAGTAGTATATTACTGAAATCAGTTGGATATGTCAACTTCTCGAAAAAAATTATTCTTTACTTGGTGCAGCAGTATCAACGGCGCGGGCTAACAATGCAGTACCCTCATCTGTGAGTTTTAATGAGTTCTTTTTGTCACCTGAACTCATTAATTTTACGCCATCTTCAACAAGTTTATTAACAGTCAAATTTTCAAGCAATTGACTTGATGTATTAGGAGGTATAGAAAGTTTCCGAGTAAAATCTTTTCTCAAATAACTATTTCCGAGAAAGAGATCTTTACTGCTGTTAACAATATGCCAATCTTGTATAATCTTTAATGCTTCAATTACATAATTCTCAATAGTAACTTTTTCAACAGATACATTGAGAAAAGAGAGTAAATCCTCACTATAATTAGCAAAAGTAAGCATATCTATATGCTTTGGAACTGAATTTGATAGGTAAAATAGTTCGACACGTTTACCCTTATACACCATTCGACTAATTACAGGTATCATATCGCTATCTGCCGTAACAAAAACATAACAAGAGACATTCGGATCTTTGTATGTATGTTCTATGGCATCAATACAGAGTTCAATATCAGAGGAATTTTTTCTGTGACTCCCATCCTTGCCATTAGAATATACGTGG
This Paenibacillus xylanexedens DNA region includes the following protein-coding sequences:
- a CDS encoding ketopantoate hydroxymethyltransferase, with translation MDQEALNELATYLHSRITKVVLNGVYEITDFVEKTVSDSTVALNFLIPAADVSMVTLIEVKGQNIRVSSKAVNVPNLSDTLMLETFEIEEVTD
- a CDS encoding pyocin knob domain-containing protein, which translates into the protein MARTDWTVEDSVLPNDFNAIGEEINELHNGFIKKSIVIPAGEDLNTYMEEGNYYCPANATVETLLNSPTGEAFHLTVEPHAGVLQTLTTFQPGNLEVYQRNYYFGWGPWKKVPTRDELEEILPQADENGQAYVNERPWQKYPLTQDNGKVKRFVSGATNDLVNPGFYYVGSTVTGLPPDPGDYYFEVFADSNAILQRATKAGSSTMYVRHRWPNSIWRSWELQAPVKRVWGAL
- a CDS encoding putative phage tail protein, translated to MSRLQEYLPSYYLDSKQMSTLLMAQEIELDNIAAGVLRQRNDMFIMTASSTAVRRREKMLRIQADPATESLDFRRRRIINRQSTKPPFTHRWLQSQLDRLLGPGLAVVSVNPAEFLLLVTTNIENANLFREVQHTIQTVKPANMVYQQNTSLRHRIGVKHTTTKRDVSWNYKLDGSWKLGEKPFATLGPEVML
- a CDS encoding phage holin family protein, which encodes MENVGKWVLALGSWLVSYLFGGWSGVLGVLLFFVILDYLTGVVAAGSIGGLKSKIGLIGIARKVFIFAMVAVGHLVDGILGDGHLFRDTVAFFYIANELISITENGGKMGAPIPNVIKQAIEVLKGKGGNDNDKGAGTGAST
- a CDS encoding SIR2 family protein; protein product: MTNILDTLAVKNEFPIVFIGSGISKRFLVDFPDWPNLLREFWEKAGLQNFYGELNNTRSQVQREYPDFNEKETEHEAYIQLGARLEREYNLLFNQGDLSIHNFSQKDAFLTKLSPLKKAIANRFENYSFRDGFEEEYESFVKMLLKTQIILTTNYDTFIEKSYDEASAYKITKYIGQRGFFKDTYDYAELYKLHGCAESPDDIVLTKEDYIKFEKNSVLISAKIISIMLNSPIIFMGYSLTDVNVRRIIKDFTRSISDEEVQLLEDRLILIEWSEGEEELIEEVLNDRDLGCKLKVLKTNNFKKVFDKISAVNQGVAPSEVRKYKHVIKELIVDSGKKGSLNSLLVSPMQLEEVERRIGDNKLIVALGDATYIFQMPDLLSYVYNYFFESDVIHTDIALRYIASQPDNSRIPFLKYIKEVDVDQTNLHNFDKDKIKRRITKFSDVGECTRTISASYKIKRNSLQAIIDLKFKEEKEFDVIAYNAQALDRDQLREYLLAKLNRYKDEGARLLPTSLRRIFMVYDFIINRD
- a CDS encoding GH25 family lysozyme encodes the protein MQARKEGNVQGIDVSRYQGKIDWLQVKADKREFVFIKATEGQTYTDPNFVANVKGALSAGLLVGTYHFLKATTSAAAKAEAAHYAKSLEEIGGAKALQLPPVMDYENNPEGIRKAQINIVAKAFLTELERLTGIKPIIYTGNSFASNFDTGLSGYDLWIARYSNTRVPDDQPAWKTWTIWQYSDSGKVPGISGNVDLNEFNGTLADLKKRYGKEKDMSNPFEGYRLTSPFGMRKHPVSGINKFHRGVDLVVTPADGPIYAFVAGEVMHAKMGVSGSGFGNYGVTVAIKDDKGCLHVYAHLSAAGVKVGQQVKRGQLIGKQGSTGISSGAHLHYEVRKAFSPQYGYTATEAGVVEPTQYLINYNGQTPIKEDKPVTVRDVNVPSKWAEAAWAEVTANGYFDGTRPGATITREETGVVINRLRKNFLKLIAGINGNVSDMDERLKKIEAEG
- a CDS encoding NYN domain-containing protein, whose product is MKPEVEKDNIKILDQTTIDTEPQPRKEIDDAALLALFSDIMGQSTESALTSLSKKNQLDNVAIFVDYDNVYWTLMNNYSHDPNHSDPLKNLFVQLWERYGQEQVRTFRAYADFEKIKTELTSLQKKRVQIRHVYSNGKDGSHRKNSSDIELCIDAIEHTYKDPNVSCYVFVTADSDMIPVISRMVYKGKRVELFYLSNSVPKHIDMLTFANYSEDLLSFLNVSVEKVTIENYVIEALKIIQDWHIVNSSKDLFLGNSYLRKDFTRKLSIPPNTSSQLLENLTVNKLVEDGVKLMSSGDKKNSLKLTDEGTALLARAVDTAAPSKE